Part of the Candidatus Bathyarchaeota archaeon genome is shown below.
CCAACTCCCTCGCCCCAACTAACATTTCCGCAGCAGATCGTTCTGTCACTCCGGAAAGGCCAAGCACATCTAACGCCCCCTCTCGCACTACCTCATCTCCCCCACCCACTACCCTGAGTAACGATGTATAATCATACTTCTCTCCATCCACCGCCAAAATAGCCCATGCAAACCCCTCTAGAAGAGGCAACATCCATCCCCTTAGATATATTACCGCCTCCATATTGTTCTCCATTGCAATCATCCCTCTAACACGAGTAAGAATTCCCCCCAATGTTGGAAGGTTAATTAAATACTCCACGTCTCGTTTCACCTTCCCGTGGAGCCCATCCATCACACATCCATGATCCAAGATAAACCCCCTCACCCCATCCCATGCTGTCTTAAACCCCTTAATGATCTCCTCGGCCTCTTGACGGCTGACCTTGGAAACCCTGCTCAAGATTAGGTAACTCCTGTAGACATCCTCCATATCTAACCTGACGCACGCTCTCCTCAGACTCCATACAAACTGGCTCCTAGTCACAGGAACCCCTGCAATATCTATCAACACAACTGCAGCGGATGTCAACCCCGCACCTACATAAGCGAACGTTGTCTCCGAGTCCCCTCTGCTCAACGCCGATGATGCCCTACTTAGGTACATCTCAGAGGTCGCAAGCAGCCCATCCGTTCTCGCCTCCACACGCCTTGGACTCATAAAGACTCTCTCAACAAATTCCCTTGCTTCACCCAATACCTCCACGGGATCGTATAAAACTACCATCTCGTGAAACCTATAATCCAGCTGGGGACTCACAGGCTCTCTTAACCATCCCAAGGGTATATGCTGGAGATCCACTAACCATCCCCCTCTAACCTCCACCTTACCATACTCATAATCTAAACCTGACC
Proteins encoded:
- a CDS encoding nucleotidyltransferase domain-containing protein, which produces MEVLPRLIQGSFYGLVEDLKMDPAVRALGLFGSWVRGEGNISSDFDILVVDGSGLDYEYGKVEVRGGWLVDLQHIPLGWLREPVSPQLDYRFHEMVVLYDPVEVLGEAREFVERVFMSPRRVEARTDGLLATSEMYLSRASSALSRGDSETTFAYVGAGLTSAAVVLIDIAGVPVTRSQFVWSLRRACVRLDMEDVYRSYLILSRVSKVSRQEAEEIIKGFKTAWDGVRGFILDHGCVMDGLHGKVKRDVEYLINLPTLGGILTRVRGMIAMENNMEAVIYLRGWMLPLLEGFAWAILAVDGEKYDYTSLLRVVGGGDEVVREGALDVLGLSGVTERSAAEMLVGARELVGDLRLDRRRLVEFFIG